One genomic segment of Hordeum vulgare subsp. vulgare chromosome 2H, MorexV3_pseudomolecules_assembly, whole genome shotgun sequence includes these proteins:
- the LOC123424359 gene encoding GDSL esterase/lipase At5g45910-like: MHKLVCAALLPVLLILWWSKPAISSASGGPRYRSIFSFGDSFADTGNNPAVFGWYSVFDPVTRPPYGTSFFGRPTGRNGDGRLIIDFIAENLGLPYVPPTLAHNGSFRRGANFAVGAATALDAGFFHERDIPGGASKFPLNTSLGVQLEWFESMKPTLCRTARECKKFFSRSLFLVGEFGVNDYHFSFQRKTVQEVRSFVPHVIATISIAIERLIKHGARSLVVPGVIPSGCSPPILTKFTNAPPAAYNSETGCLTAHNELGLHHNTLLQAELDRLQAKHRNVRIMYADFFGPIMEMVESPHKFGFEEDVLMVCCGGPGRYGLNSTVPCGDAAATTCPYPSSRLYWDGVHLTEAANRHVADVWLGEINSFTGVSRKQGTKGPCRLGRHKI; this comes from the exons ATGCACAAGCTCGTATGCGCCGCTTTGCTCCCCGTCCTCCTCATCCTCTGGTGGTCCAAGCCTGCGATCTCTTCCGCCTCCGGCGGTCCTCGTTACAGGTCCATCTTCAGCTTTGGCGACTCCTTCGCCGACACGGGCAACAACCCCGCCGTCTTCGGATGGTATTCCGTCTTCGACCCCGTCACGCGGCCTCCCTATGGCACCAGCTTCTTCGGCCGCCCCACCGGTCGCAACGGCGACGGACGGCTCATCATCGACTTCATCG CTGAAAACCTGGGCCTGCCGTATGTGCCGCCGACCCTGGCGCACAACGGCAGCTTCCGCCGAGGTGCCAACTTCGCCGTCGGAGCCGCCACCGCCCTCGACGCCGGTTTCTTCCACGAAAGAGACATCCCCGGTGGCGCCAGCAAGTTCCCCCTCAACACCAGCCTAGGCGTGCAGCTCGAGTGGTTCGAGTCCATGAAGCCTACATTGTGCCGCACAGCTCGAG AGTGCAAGAAATTCTTCAGCAGATCCCTCTTCTTGGTGGGCGAGTTCGGAGTCAACGACTATCACTTCTCTTTCCAACGGAAAACCGTGCAGGAAGTCAGGTCCTTCGTTCCACATGTCATCGCCACCATCTCCATCGCCATCGAG AGGTTGATCAAGCACGGAGCAAGGAGCCTCGTGGTTCCCGGCGTGATCCCGTCGGGATGCTCACCGCCTATCCTGACCAAGTTTACGAACGCCCCACCGGCAGCATACAACTCCGAAACCGGCTGTCTGACAGCGCACAACGAGCTCGGGCTGCACCACAACACACTCCTGCAGGCGGAGCTGGACAGGCTCCAGGCGAAGCACCGCAATGTCAGGATCATGTACGCCGATTTCTTCGGCCCaatcatggagatggtggagtcgCCGCACAAGTTCG GTTTTGAAGAGgacgtgcttatggtgtgctgtgGAGGGCCTGGAAGGTACGGACTGAACTCGACGGTTCCATGCGGCGATGCAGCCGCGACGACGTGCCCATATCCGTCTTCTCGGCTGTACTGGGACGGCGTCCACCTGACGGAGGCGGCTAACCGGCACGTTGCCGATGTCTGGCTGGGCGAGATCAACTCGTTCACAGGAGTCAGCCGCAAGCAGGGTACAAAGGGGCCATGTCGACTGGGCCGTCACAAAATATAG
- the LOC123424360 gene encoding putative serine/threonine-protein kinase-like protein CCR3 has translation MALWTGLGQAATVAQLVGADVGGLVSMIVQAAMTARQNKSECEQLARRVLMIAQLLPHVQEPEAVQPLAGLGDTLRDAHELVVSCQVRSAAYQLVMAGRTAERFREVQGRIDSYLILFPVISHIGITRRLERIYNVLVPDDSTRDEPPRPLPQLQEFTEVAEEVLPHGTQELTLAEIMAATNNFAPDTVIGEGGSGKVYRGRLYNGREVAIKRHNWQSHYSVNDFLTELDILSLLRHKHIIRLFGSCVTVSKDKRLLTTPQKKIKDLLSNMRRKKPEALIVYEYMENGTLSDHLHRDVGASDSSPVTMSWKMRVQVLLAVSRAIEHLHCHANPPIIHRDVKPSNILFDASWVSCLSDFGLSVVWDMASEESGLELPVEGTYGYADPEYVHTGLLKPASDVYSVGVVMLEVLTGKRAVFHAEEEMHGDLVSFALPIIEVGNIEELLDRRPLPEPTPWQLHALKRVVQIARWCVRLAGKDRPAISDIVANLEMAYELFCRDESGPVDEPCLWPFLKNDEDSPDSPHASSVTSTCYYSDLEPEVLEDGP, from the exons ATGGCGTTGTGGACAGGGCTGGGTCAGGCGGCGACGGTGGCGCAGCTGGTCGGCGCAGACGTCGGCGGGCTCGTCTCCATGATTGTGCAGGCCGCCATGACGGCTCGTCAGAACAAGAGTGAGTGCGAGCAGCTTGCTCGTCGTGTCCTCATGATCGCGCAGCTGTTGCCGCATGTCCAGGAGCCAGAGGCAGTGCAGCCGCTGGCTGGGCTAGGCGATACTCTCCGGGACGCCCACGAGCTCGTCGTGTCGTGCCAGGTGAGGAGCGCAGCGTACCAGTTGGTCATGGCCGGCAGGACGGCCGAAAGGTTCAGGGAAGTGCAGGGCAGGATCGACTCCTACCTCATCCTCTTCCCAGTGATCAGCCACATCGGCATAACACGCCGCCTCGAACGGATCTACAACGTCCTTGTTCCAGATGACTCAACTAGAGATGAACCGCCGCGTCCACTTCCACAGCTGCAG GAGTTTACAGAGGTTGCTGAGGAGGTACTGCCGCATGGAACGCAGGAACTTACGTTGGCCGAGATCATGGCTGCCACCAATAACTTTGCCCCGGACACCGTGATCGGTGAAGGTGGCTCCGGAAAGGTGTATAGGGGCAGACTTTACAATGGGCGAGAGGTGGCCATCAAGCGCCACAACTGGCAATCACACTACTCAGTGAATGACTTCCTCACGGAGTTGGACATCCTATCACTGCTCCGACACAAGCACATCATCCGTCTCTTTGGATCCTGTGTGACCGTGAGCAAGGACAAACGCCTGCTAACCACcccgcaaaagaaaataaaggacCTGCTATCTAATATGCGGAGAAAGAAGCCGGAGGCGCTGATCGTCTATGAGTACATGGAGAACGGCACGCTCTCCGACCACCTGCATCGTGACGTGGGCGCCTCTGACTCGTCGCCGGTGACAATGTCTTGGAAGATGCGCGTTCAAGTGCTCCTCGCTGTGTCACGCGCCATCGAGCACCTGCACTGTCATGCCAACCCACCGATCATCCACCGGGACGTCAAGCCGTCTAACATCCTTTTCGACGCGAGTTGGGTGTCATGTTTGTCTGACTTTGGCTTGTCAGTCGTCTGGGACATGGCGAGTGAGGAGTCAGGGTTGGAGCTCCCCGTGGAAGGCACATATGGGTACGCTGACCCTGAGTACGTGCACACAGGTCTTCTGAAGCCGGCGAGCGACGTGTACAGCGTGGGCGTGGTCATGCTCGAGGTTTTGACAGGGAAAAGGGCGGTTTTCCATGCTGAGGAGGAGATGCATGGAGATCTGGTATCCTTTGCACTCCCCATCATTGAGGTTGGTAATATTGAGGAGTTGTTGGACAGGCGACCTTTACCGGAGCCAACGCCATGGCAGCTACATGCGTTGAAACGTGTTGTGCAGATTGCACGTTGGTGCGTGAGGTTGGCTGGGAAGGACCGGCCGGCCATATCAGACATTGTTGCCAACCTCGAGATGGCATACGAGTTGTTCTGCAGAGACGAGTCAGGTCCAGTTGACGAGCCATGTTTGTGGCCCTTTCTCAAAAATGATGAAGACTCACCGGACTCGCCACATGCCAGCAGTGTGACATCGACATGCTACTATTCCGATCTG GAACCTGAGGTGTTGGAAGATGGACCATGA